The window TGTTAAGCATAAACCGAAAAGCCCGACACTGTTGTCGGGCTTCTGGTAACCGTTTCTACGCCTCACAGGCTTGCTACGACGCTCACTGTTGTGGTCTGTAGATATCGCGATAATGGCCTAATCGCTCGTTGAAGAAAGGCCTTTTTTCCTGCGGGATTCTTCGTGATATTTCATCTGCGTCGATCTTTTTTTCCTGACTTTCCATGAAAGCAATCGTGGAGGCAGCAAAGTCGGTGTACTGCTCGCTGTACTCAAGAATGATTTTCTCAAAGTTAATCACATGCTCTCCCCCTCTGCTGGTTATGCTGCTCTAAAATTATACAACACGTCACGATTTATGCCGGAGGTGACAGCATGATTCGCACAAGGAAAAAGAAAAATGTGAAGTGGCAGGCAAAACGCAGATGCGAGTTCACTGACGTCACCTAAAAATACGAAGAGGAAATTCTCCATTCATTTCGATATAATCACTTAAAATTACTGTGGTTTTTCACAAGGAAGCAGTCTGTAATGAAATATCTCTTTGCCATTATTCCACTGATGTTAACGTCGTGTACAACAACAAGCGAGCTCCAATCTGAATGCGAAAGCCGGTACGCGCGCCTCAGCGATATGGCGACCTGTCTGGATTACTCAATAAAAAAAGAACCCATTCTCTCTTCAACACCTTGGCTGAAGCTCTATGTCTTAAACGCAAAAGTGTTGGGGAAAAAAGTGGACAAAGGGGAAATGGATGATCTGGATGCAAGAATTGAATTGCAAAATCAGTATATTGCTTTCAAACAAAAAGAAGCTGAAGCTGACGAAGCTCGTTATCAACAGTCACAAAGAAACCAGTTGGTTCAACAGGAGATTGACAGGAATCAGCAGTCGATAGACAGAGCAAAACTCATAAACGATAAAATCGCCGCACAACAGTAAGCCTACGACTCAATACAGCACAACAGCAGCACGTCACCGTGGCGTCTACTTCACATCACGGTGACAATCTCTTTAATTTACGCCCTCACCGCGCCCATTCAGGTTTGTTCAGTATGTGATCCTGCCAGTCCACCACTTCAGTCTCACGTACAGCGATATGGCGCACGGAGATACGCTCGCGGTGCATGGCTGTCTTGGTGCCGCAGACCAGCGGATGCCACTGCGGTAAATCTTCACGTTCATGAATCAGACGATACGCACAGGTCGCCGGTAGCCAGTTAAACGTCAGCAGGTTTTCTCGCGTCAGCTTGATGCAATCGGGTTCGTACTCGAAGCGTTTCTCATAGTTACGGCACTGACAGCTTTTAATATTCAGTTGATTACAGGCGACGTTGGTAAAGTAGATCTCCTCCGTATCCTCATCAATCAGTTTATGCAAACAGCACTGACCGCAGCCATCGCACAGCGATTCCCATTCATCGTCAGACATCTCAGACAACGTTTTTTGCTGCCAAAAAGGGCGTTCAGTCATGTTTCTTCCAGTTAACTTATGTTGCGTTGTGAATATTGTAAACAAAGATGCGTGATTCTGGCAGGCACGGCGGGGAGATTTTGCTGCCCGTCATTCAACACGGGCAGCCAGGGGCGTTAGATAATACGCGTGCTCAACGTCCGGTCATTCACCGTAATCGTCAGCATATCGCCAGACAGGATCGGACCGACCCCTTTTGGCGTACCCGTCAAAATAATATCGCCCGCGCGCAGCGTAAAGAAACGGCTCATGTAGGCAATCAGCGGCAGAATCGGCGTAATCATATCACGCGTGTTGCCCTGCTGGCGCACTTCATCATTCACTTTTACACCCAATTCGGTTTGCTGCGGATCGCCAAACTCGGCCACCGGAATAAAACCGGAGATCGGGCAGGAACCGTCAAACGCTTTGGCTTTTTCCCACGGCTGGCCCGCTTTTTTGAATTCGGACTGCAAATCACGCAGCGTCAGATCCAGCGCCACACCATAACCCGCAATCGCCCGAGCGACGCGCTCTTCATTCGCCTGCTTTAACGGTGTACCTATCAGCACTGCCAGCTCGACTTCATGGTGAACCGAACCCAGATTTTTAGGAATGGCAACGGGCTGACGTAAATCACACAGTGCGGTTTCAGGCTTGATGAATAACACGGGTTCAGCCGGAGTCGCACTGCCCATTTCCTTGATATGTTCTGAGTAGTTGCTTCCGACGCAAACGACTTTATTTACCGGGAAATCAAGCAACGCGCCCTGCCAGTCTCTGTGTTGGTACATGGGTATTCTCCTGCCCTGTCTGTTGGATTACTCGCTGCCTTCGTGGTGCAGATCTGCCCAAAAAGAAAACAGCTATACCTGTCATACTTCAAGCTGCATGTGCTTTGGCTACGCTACTCGGCCCATTGGGGCCGCTGCAAGCAGCGTTCAAACCTACCTCTGGCAGATTTGTCAGTCACCCGAATCACTTACTTGTGTAAGCTCATCGGGATGAAATGAGAGACGTCCTGTCTCTCACCGAAGGCCAGCCGTTGGCTGGTCAAATTCGTTCCCGACGAATTTGTCCCTCTTTTGCCGTCTTCTTGCAACCCGAATTATTTAGGGTGTTATAAGAACACGATGGTGCAAAACCATCGTTATATCATCGCAACAGGGGTTCACCCAACAGATTTCAGGAGAACAAGGCGTGCGTTCGTGTGGTCTGGAGAGACGTCATAACCCATCAAGAAGGGAAACAATTAAATTATGGCGGAGTAAAACCAGAAAAATGAATATTTATCGCGCGGAATATCATGTCAATGGCTAAGATATTCCACGCCAAATTATGTTTGCGGTTTTATCTGAAAGTACGCCTTGGTATTATTTTTTTACACTTACACCGGCGTGTTTAATAAGTTCTCAACCGGAGGTGGAACTTGCAGATAAAAGCCCTGTTCCTGTAGCGCAAGTTTCACTTTTTCTATATCGGCATTCGCCAGTTTTTTACGCTCATCCAACGGTAAGACCATGGCTAACTGCGGCGTGCCAAAACTTTTCATTAATTCTTCCGGCACGCGCGAGAAATCGTCTTTTTTTTCAACATAAAGATAGGTCTGATCGCGTTTAGCGCTTCGATAGATCACACAAAACATTTTTTTTACTCTATTTGATGGGAATGCCATCTTGCCTGTATATAATTGTGACTATAACATGCTTACAGCGCTCTGGAATATCATGCCTTAAATGTTACTCTAGGGATTAAAAGATGCTGAAACTGAGTCAGGATAGATGTCACAAACGCCAATAGAGTTAAAAGGCAGCAGCTTTACCTTATCGGTTGTTCATTTGCATGATTCCCAACCCGAGGTAATTTACCAGGCACTACAGGAAAAAATAGAGCAAGCGCCTGCTTTCCTGAAAAATGCCCCCGTTGTCATTAACGTTGCCGCATTAACTGCGGAGACTGACTGGATAAAATTACAGCAGGCCATTTCATCAACCGGTCTGCATGTCGTTGGCGTCAGTGGATGCACCGACGATGCATTAAAGAAAACCATTGCGCAGGCGGGACTTCCCCTTCTGAGCGAAGGTAAAGCACAACGCCGGGTAGTCGAACCCGTCGCCGCCGTTCCTGCCGCGGTGAAAACGAAAGTCATCAATACCCCCGTTCGCTCCGGCCAACAGATTTACGCCCGGAACTGTGACTTGATTGTCACAAGTAGCGTCAGCGCGGGGGCTGAAGTGATTGCAGACGGCAATATTCATATTTACGGCATGATGCGCGGTCGAGCCCTCGCAGGCGTTTCTGGCGATGTTCAGAGCCAGATATTCTGTACGCATCTGGCCGCAGAACTGGTCTCTATCGCTGGCCGTTACTGGCTGAGCGACCAGATTCCTGAACCGTATTTTGGGCAGCCAGCGCGGATCAACCTGAACCAGCTGGACAATGTTTTAACGATAAAACCTCTAGACTAGAATCTCCCAAGGAAACATTTATGGCACGCATCATTGTTGTTACATCGGGTAAAGGGGGCGTTGGCAAGACCACATCAAGCGCGGCCATTGCTACCGGTTTAGCCCAGAAAGGAAAAAAGACGGTTGTCATCGATTTTGACATTGGTCTGCGTAACCTCGACCTGATCATGGGATGTGAGCGTCGCGTGGTGTATGACTTCGTGAACGTTATTCAGGGTGATGCCACGCTGAATCAGGCGTTAATCAAAGATAAGAGAACGGACAACCTCTACATTCTGCCTGCCTCACAAACGCGTGATAAAGATGCGTTAACGCATGAAGGCGTGGAGAAAGTGCTCAACGATCTGGGCGACATGGAGTTCGATTTTATCGTGTGTGATTCCCCTGCCGGGATTGAAACGGGTGCGTTGATGGCGCTCTATTTCGCCGACGAAGCGATTATCACCACCAACCCAGAAGTCTCTTCCGTTCGCGACTCCGACCGTATTTTGGGCATTCTGTCCTCGAAATCACGCCGTGCTGAACGTTCTGAAGATCCGATCAAAGAGCACCTGCTGTTGACACGCTATAACCCAGGCCGGGTGAGCCGTGGCGACATGCTGAGTATGGAAGACGTGCTTGAGATTCTGCGGATTCCGCTGGTTGGCGTGATCCCTGAAGACCAGTCCGTACTCCGCGCCTCTAACCAGGGCGAACCTGTCATTCTGGATGCTGAAGCTGATGCTGGCAAAGCTTACGCGGACACCGTTGAACGTCTGCTTGGCGAAGAGCGTCCTTTCCGTTTTATTGAAGAAGAGAAGAAGGGTTTCCTTAAACGACTTTTTGGGGGATAAATTATGGCTTTACTGGACTTCTTTCTGTCCCGCAAAAAAACGACAGCCAATATCGCCAAGGAACGGCTGCAAATTATTGTCGCGGAGCGACGCCGGGGAGATAGTGAACCCCATTATCTGCCGCAATTAAAGCGGGATATTCTTGAGGTTATCTGTAAATATGTACAGATTGATCCTGAGATGGTGACAGTTCAACTTGAGCAAAAAGGAGATGATATTTCCGTGCTTGAGTTGAATGTGACATTACCGGAAGCGGAAGAAACGCCTAAATGATTTTTCTGCTGTGATATCCCCTGCTTTTACGCAGGGGATAGCTATTCCCGTCATACTTCAAATTACGTGCACTTCATTCCATAATAGACTGTATATTTAGCCAGTCTTTTATTTCTTATTTTGTTTTTTCGTCGTCTTTTTGTCACCCTATTTGCTGCTTTTTTCATGATGGCATCATCACAGCAAATAAGGCGTATTGATAAGGCGTGTTTACCGGTGATTAATAGCCTTGCACAATGTCACGTAGTTCATCGCCATATAACTGACCGCGCCAGCCAGATAACATTTCCGGCGTTCCCGCATCTTGCCCATTTAATTTCCAGTGCCAGTTCAGCAGACGGTTAATTTGACGACGTGATGCCAATAACTCGGCGGATAATCCACTCTGTTCGCTTACGCGCTGTACCAGCGCTTTGATATCTTTAAACGCTTTTTTATAGCCGGGATAGTCGATCAAATTAATGACCGGTGGCGGGCAATCCGCGTCACTAATACCGTCCGTTTGTGCAACACAATCCAGCAGCGTTTTCCCGTGGTAGCGAATTTCCGGGCCGCTCAGCCCCAGTGAGCTCAGTTCACCCAGCGAAGTTGGCAAACAACGCGCCACCTGCAGCAGGTTCTCTTCACGTACGACAAAATTCACCGCACTGTCTCGCTCACGCGCTTTACGCAAGCGCCACTCAGCCAGACGCTGTAGGCAAGCCAGATGCCGGCCACGCAACTGCCAGGCATTGCCAAATTCGCGATAGGCGAGCGCCGGTGCCAAAATATCCTGTTTACGCTGACAAAGCAGGAGACATTCGTCCAACGCAGCGTTCATCCACCCTGCGGCTTCCGTATCCGCCACTAACTGCGCGGCCATTGGCAACAGGTAGAACACATCGGCGGCCGCGTAATCGCACTGTTTTTCGCTCAACGGGCGAGCAAGCCAGTCCGTTCTCGACTCGCTTTTATCCAGCGTCACGCCCATATAGTCCGCCACCAGCGCAGCGAAGCCATAGGAAAGCGGCTTACCTAAAAATGCGGCCAGAATCTGTGTGTCAATGAACGGCACCGGCAGTGTTCCAAACGCATTGAGAAACACTTCCAGATCTTCGCTGCCCGCATGCAGGAATTTGGTGACCTGCTCATCACGCAGTAACGCCTGAAAAGGAGCCCAGTCGGTAATCGTTAGCGGGTCAATAAGTGAAAGCTGTTCGCCGTCATACAATTGAATCAACCCTAATTGCGGGTAATACGTGCGGGTTCTGACGAACTCCGTGTCCAATGCCACCTGCGGAAAACGTCGCGCCTGGGCGCAAACCTGTTGTAACCCGATGTCGGAAGTGATCAACTGATAATTCAAAACGTCATTCTCTTGGTTGTTTTTACTTTACGGTTCTGGGTCAAATCCGTATCGCCGTAAAAAATTACGGCGGACATTTTTAACGTCGCAATCGACGGCCCATGGGGTGACGGGTGTAAGTTCGCCACAAAAAAGAACGCCGGATAAACCGGCGTGAAAACATCATATCGCGTCCTGCCTCTCTCTGGCAGTCGTTTTCATGGAAAATCGTCAGGCGGCAGCGTCTTTCTTCACCTTCTTATCGTCGCGCAATTCGCGGCGTAGGATTTTCCCCACGTTAGATTTCGGCAAATCATCGCAAAATTCGATCTCTTTCGGCACTTTATAACCGGTAAGATTTCGGCGACAGTGGGTAATGAGTTCCTCTTTCGTTAACGAGTTATCACGCCTGACCACAAAGGCTTTGACTGCTTCACCGGATACCTCATTCGCCACCCCAATCACCGCTGACTCGGACACTTTGGGATGACGGCTGATAACATCTTCAATTTCCGTCGGATAGACGTTAAAGCCGGAAACCAGAATCATATCTTTCTTGCGGTCGATGACACGCAGGAACCCTTCATCATCAGAGGTGACAATGTCACCCGTTGCCAGCCAGCCGTCTTTTAACACTTCATCCGTCGCGGCAGGCTGTTGCCAATACCCTAACATCACCTGTGGCCCGCGCACCCACAGCTCGCCAGACTCACCCGGCCCAGCGTCGTTGCCGTCATCGTCAATGATTTTGACGTCCGTTGATGACACCGGTAGCCCGATACTGCCGCTGTAATGTTTGAGATCGTAAGGGTTTACGGCCACCAGAGGTGAACTTTCCGTTAACCCATATCCTTCAAGCAGATGTTTACCCGTTAGTTTTTCCCAACGTTCTGCCACCGCTTGCTGCACCGATGCCCCACCGCCGACCGCTAAACGCAGCGTTGAGAAATCCAGCTCGTGGAATTCTTTGTTGTTAAGCAGCGCGTTAAATAACGTATTGACGCCAGTGATAGCCGTAAACGGGTATTGTTTCAGTTCCTTCACAACCGCCGGGATATCGCGGGGGTTAGTGATCAACAGATTCTTCCCGCCCAATTCAAGGAACAAAAGGCCGTTCACCGTGAGCGCGAAAATGTGATAGAGCGGCAACGCCGTGATCACCAGCTCATTCCCTTCCTGCAGAATAGCGCCGTATGCCCCTTTACACTGTTCAAGATTCGCCAGCATATTGCGGTGCGTCAGCATCGCGCCTTTAGCGACGCCCGTGGTGCCACCGGTATATTGCAGAAATGCCAGATCGGTATTGATAATATCGGGGCGAATATACTGCTGACGCCGTCCTTCCTGCAAAACACGACGGAACGATATCGCATCCGGCAGATGGTACTTAGGCACCAGCCGCTTAATGTATTTCACCACGAAATTGACCAGCGTCCCTTTCGCCGTGGAGAGCTGATCTCCCATACGGGTGAGGATGACGTGTTTCACCGCCGTGTTATGAACGACTTTTTCCAGCGTATGCGCGAAGTTAGACACGATGACTATCGTGCTGGCCCCGCTGTCTTTTAGCTGATGTTCCAGCTCACGCGGCGTATACAGTGGGTTAACGTTAACCACCACCAGACCCGCGCGCAACACGCCAAACAGCGCAACGGGATATTGCAGCAGGTTGGGCATCATCAACGCGACACGATCGCCCTTTTGCAATTTAAGCTGGTTTTGTAGATAGGCCGCAAACGCCCGACTCCGCTCTTCCAGCTTACGAAACGTCATCACTTCACCCATGTTGACGAAGGCAGGTCGGTCGGCATAACGCTTCACGCTAGTTTCGAACATTTCAATCAACGACGAATAGCGATCCGGATCGATTTCCGCCGGCACGTCCGCCGGATAGCGTGATAACCAAATTTTTTCCAAGACGTCACTCCCGAGATATTTTTTTAGTGGCATCGTCGTCGCCCTCAGAGGCTTATTGTTATTAACATTATTTTAACTCAGCCTACCAGTTAGCTAACAAACAATGTTAAGGTTGCGAGAGCGATCACTAATTTATTCTTTATTCAAAAAAAATCAGGCAACCTGCGTCGCCTGATCTCTTCACTCCGAACGAAATAATTTTAGAATCTACCCCATAGGGCGTTATTGGCGCAGTCAGTTTGGACACGGACAGCGCGGAAAAACCGGAGCGTACACATAGTACGTGAGGATTATTCGCTACGCTCACCCTGCGGGTCGCCCAAGTGGCGTTCAAACGCAATTGCGTTTGTTTGAGCACTGCCCAGGTTCAAAATGACAAGTAAAATAGCCCTATTCTTATTCTGTAACTATATTCTCAATCCGTGCCGGACCAGGCCAGCCGCCGTCGAATCCCCATCCAGGGCCCCAACCATAGCCGTAACCCGCACGCCATCCCCACGGACCATAACCATAGCCGCCGGGTGGCATCATCAGACGCTGCACAACATTCCAGCGTTTGTAGCCTTGCGCGTCGATCACGACGTAACGATAAGGCTTATCGCCGATAGCGCCCTGTTCGGTGCCGACAATCGGCCCGACAACGGTGACCAGTTGGTCTTTAAAATCAACAGGTTCCAGAAAACGATTCACATAGGCAATAAAACGCCCTTCTGACGGCATATCCAGCAGCGGTTTTGCACCGCTATCCAACGGCATGCTGGCAATCTCCAGGCGCGTTTTATTCGCTTCATTGCGGATGCTAACCACCCGCCCGCCAAAGCGTGACTCCTGACCGACATAAATCTGCGGCGCATTCATCACGCGTACCAGATCGTCCTGCGGTGTTGGCGACGTGCCTTTAATCGCATCCGGTATCGTGACACAGCCTGAAAGCAGCAGCGCTGCCGCCGCAACCAGACAGAGTCGTGCTTTTTTCTGATTCAGATGCAGATTTTTAATTCGCACACTTTTTATCTGTACATGCTTCATTGGTACAAACATGGCACAACCCCTCTTCGGATATCTGATAGTTAGACTGCTCAGCATCGAATAAGTTGCTGTTTATAGAAGTTATACGCCGAACCAAATAGGTAGTCTGTTTATTCGCGGCCGGGAAGTTTTTTCCAGGTCACTTCATTGCGCAGATAACGCGGTTGTGCATTCTCGACGCTGACTGCCTTTCCTGCCTGCCATAGCTGACAGGCCAGCGGCAGCATATCCTGCGCCTGCGGCAGCAGTACATCGCCTTTCGCTAACACCAGCGAGGAATGGCTTACCAGTTCAGGGTAGGTTTCCCACCCGGTTCCTACCGTGGCCCATTCGCCTGACAGCGCAGCCGTTAAGGCTTGCACCAGCTCAGGTTTCAATACAGCTTCCTCGGATTCGCCCAACCAGATACCGTCGGCATCGCGCTGATAGCGGCCCCAGTACACTTCGCCCATTCGCGCATCAATGGCCGCCAGCACTTGTGTCGCCTGCGTCAGGCGGAAAGCGCCCTGCGCCATCGTCGCCAGTGACGATACACCGAGCATCGGTAAATCCGCGCC is drawn from Pectobacterium aroidearum and contains these coding sequences:
- a CDS encoding fumarylacetoacetate hydrolase family protein — its product is MYQHRDWQGALLDFPVNKVVCVGSNYSEHIKEMGSATPAEPVLFIKPETALCDLRQPVAIPKNLGSVHHEVELAVLIGTPLKQANEERVARAIAGYGVALDLTLRDLQSEFKKAGQPWEKAKAFDGSCPISGFIPVAEFGDPQQTELGVKVNDEVRQQGNTRDMITPILPLIAYMSRFFTLRAGDIILTGTPKGVGPILSGDMLTITVNDRTLSTRII
- the minE gene encoding cell division topological specificity factor MinE, whose product is MALLDFFLSRKKTTANIAKERLQIIVAERRRGDSEPHYLPQLKRDILEVICKYVQIDPEMVTVQLEQKGDDISVLELNVTLPEAEETPK
- the minD gene encoding septum site-determining protein MinD, translating into MARIIVVTSGKGGVGKTTSSAAIATGLAQKGKKTVVIDFDIGLRNLDLIMGCERRVVYDFVNVIQGDATLNQALIKDKRTDNLYILPASQTRDKDALTHEGVEKVLNDLGDMEFDFIVCDSPAGIETGALMALYFADEAIITTNPEVSSVRDSDRILGILSSKSRRAERSEDPIKEHLLLTRYNPGRVSRGDMLSMEDVLEILRIPLVGVIPEDQSVLRASNQGEPVILDAEADAGKAYADTVERLLGEERPFRFIEEEKKGFLKRLFGG
- a CDS encoding Slp family lipoprotein — encoded protein: MFVPMKHVQIKSVRIKNLHLNQKKARLCLVAAAALLLSGCVTIPDAIKGTSPTPQDDLVRVMNAPQIYVGQESRFGGRVVSIRNEANKTRLEIASMPLDSGAKPLLDMPSEGRFIAYVNRFLEPVDFKDQLVTVVGPIVGTEQGAIGDKPYRYVVIDAQGYKRWNVVQRLMMPPGGYGYGPWGWRAGYGYGWGPGWGFDGGWPGPARIENIVTE
- a CDS encoding YcgL domain-containing protein codes for the protein MFCVIYRSAKRDQTYLYVEKKDDFSRVPEELMKSFGTPQLAMVLPLDERKKLANADIEKVKLALQEQGFYLQVPPPVENLLNTPV
- a CDS encoding DNA polymerase III subunit theta; this translates as MINFEKIILEYSEQYTDFAASTIAFMESQEKKIDADEISRRIPQEKRPFFNERLGHYRDIYRPQQ
- the rnd gene encoding ribonuclease D, with the protein product MNYQLITSDIGLQQVCAQARRFPQVALDTEFVRTRTYYPQLGLIQLYDGEQLSLIDPLTITDWAPFQALLRDEQVTKFLHAGSEDLEVFLNAFGTLPVPFIDTQILAAFLGKPLSYGFAALVADYMGVTLDKSESRTDWLARPLSEKQCDYAAADVFYLLPMAAQLVADTEAAGWMNAALDECLLLCQRKQDILAPALAYREFGNAWQLRGRHLACLQRLAEWRLRKARERDSAVNFVVREENLLQVARCLPTSLGELSSLGLSGPEIRYHGKTLLDCVAQTDGISDADCPPPVINLIDYPGYKKAFKDIKALVQRVSEQSGLSAELLASRRQINRLLNWHWKLNGQDAGTPEMLSGWRGQLYGDELRDIVQGY
- the fadD gene encoding long-chain-fatty-acid--CoA ligase FadD, whose protein sequence is MEKIWLSRYPADVPAEIDPDRYSSLIEMFETSVKRYADRPAFVNMGEVMTFRKLEERSRAFAAYLQNQLKLQKGDRVALMMPNLLQYPVALFGVLRAGLVVVNVNPLYTPRELEHQLKDSGASTIVIVSNFAHTLEKVVHNTAVKHVILTRMGDQLSTAKGTLVNFVVKYIKRLVPKYHLPDAISFRRVLQEGRRQQYIRPDIINTDLAFLQYTGGTTGVAKGAMLTHRNMLANLEQCKGAYGAILQEGNELVITALPLYHIFALTVNGLLFLELGGKNLLITNPRDIPAVVKELKQYPFTAITGVNTLFNALLNNKEFHELDFSTLRLAVGGGASVQQAVAERWEKLTGKHLLEGYGLTESSPLVAVNPYDLKHYSGSIGLPVSSTDVKIIDDDGNDAGPGESGELWVRGPQVMLGYWQQPAATDEVLKDGWLATGDIVTSDDEGFLRVIDRKKDMILVSGFNVYPTEIEDVISRHPKVSESAVIGVANEVSGEAVKAFVVRRDNSLTKEELITHCRRNLTGYKVPKEIEFCDDLPKSNVGKILRRELRDDKKVKKDAAA
- the minC gene encoding septum site-determining protein MinC → MSQTPIELKGSSFTLSVVHLHDSQPEVIYQALQEKIEQAPAFLKNAPVVINVAALTAETDWIKLQQAISSTGLHVVGVSGCTDDALKKTIAQAGLPLLSEGKAQRRVVEPVAAVPAAVKTKVINTPVRSGQQIYARNCDLIVTSSVSAGAEVIADGNIHIYGMMRGRALAGVSGDVQSQIFCTHLAAELVSIAGRYWLSDQIPEPYFGQPARINLNQLDNVLTIKPLD
- a CDS encoding YcgN family cysteine cluster protein; this encodes MTERPFWQQKTLSEMSDDEWESLCDGCGQCCLHKLIDEDTEEIYFTNVACNQLNIKSCQCRNYEKRFEYEPDCIKLTRENLLTFNWLPATCAYRLIHEREDLPQWHPLVCGTKTAMHRERISVRHIAVRETEVVDWQDHILNKPEWAR
- the tsaB gene encoding tRNA (adenosine(37)-N6)-threonylcarbamoyltransferase complex dimerization subunit type 1 TsaB, giving the protein MSTRILALDTATEACSVALWNEGEIHSLFEICPREHTQRILPMVQQVLADSGLTLNDLDALAFGQGPGSFTGVRIGIGIAQGLALGADLPMLGVSSLATMAQGAFRLTQATQVLAAIDARMGEVYWGRYQRDADGIWLGESEEAVLKPELVQALTAALSGEWATVGTGWETYPELVSHSSLVLAKGDVLLPQAQDMLPLACQLWQAGKAVSVENAQPRYLRNEVTWKKLPGRE